From the Desulfarculaceae bacterium genome, one window contains:
- the pyrR gene encoding bifunctional pyr operon transcriptional regulator/uracil phosphoribosyltransferase PyrR, which yields MSNTQTAPARKPRLVFDDQDIAAGIDRIAAGILARHADPSGLALVGIHTGGDLLLRRLEAAMAARLGRPGLELDKGLVDIAFYRDDWTRLRQVPKLNDTVISFPVAERRLVLIDDVIFSGRTVRAALEALFSLGRPASVELAVLVDRGHREMPIQPDHTGLSLNTERNESVNVFLYPEPAKDHVLLEPGKYRE from the coding sequence TTGAGCAACACGCAGACCGCCCCAGCCCGAAAACCGCGCCTGGTATTCGACGACCAGGACATCGCCGCGGGCATCGACCGCATCGCGGCCGGCATCCTGGCCCGCCACGCGGACCCCTCCGGCCTGGCCCTGGTGGGCATCCACACCGGCGGCGACCTGCTGCTCAGGCGCCTGGAGGCGGCCATGGCCGCCCGCCTGGGCCGCCCCGGCCTGGAGCTGGACAAGGGCCTGGTGGACATCGCCTTTTACCGCGACGACTGGACCCGCCTAAGGCAGGTTCCCAAGCTCAACGACACGGTGATCAGCTTCCCTGTGGCCGAGCGCCGTTTGGTGCTCATAGACGACGTGATCTTCTCGGGCCGCACGGTGCGCGCCGCCCTCGAGGCGCTGTTCTCCCTGGGCCGCCCCGCCTCGGTGGAGCTGGCCGTGTTGGTGGACCGGGGTCATCGCGAGATGCCCATCCAGCCCGACCACACCGGCCTGAGCCTGAACACCGAGCGCAACGAGTCGGTGAACGTGTTCCTCTACCCCGAGCCCGCCAAGGACCACGTGCTCCTGGAGCCGGGCAAGTACCGCGAGTAG
- a CDS encoding NAD(P)H-dependent oxidoreductase: protein MTLDANLPQILIAYHSHGGNTRKMAEALAAAVEASGCEAVLEKVGDEALAKLPGADGLLLGSPCYFGTMAAPVKQFLDESIKYFGKGMLVGKAAGVFASTGGIGGGGETTLISMTLGLMIHGMVIQGIKTGGHFGPLAIGEPDERALADCKAYGEQFADLVKTLFADLY, encoded by the coding sequence ATGACTCTGGATGCCAACCTTCCCCAGATTCTCATTGCCTACCATTCCCATGGAGGCAACACCCGCAAGATGGCCGAGGCCCTGGCAGCGGCGGTGGAGGCCTCCGGCTGCGAGGCGGTCCTGGAAAAGGTGGGCGACGAGGCCCTGGCCAAGCTGCCCGGCGCGGACGGCCTGCTCTTGGGCTCGCCTTGCTACTTCGGCACCATGGCCGCTCCGGTGAAGCAGTTCCTGGATGAGAGCATCAAGTACTTTGGCAAGGGCATGTTGGTGGGCAAGGCCGCGGGCGTCTTCGCCAGCACCGGCGGCATAGGCGGCGGCGGCGAGACCACCCTGATCAGCATGACCCTGGGCCTGATGATCCACGGCATGGTGATTCAGGGCATCAAGACCGGCGGCCACTTCGGCCCTCTGGCCATCGGCGAGCCCGACGAGCGCGCCCTGGCCGACTGCAAGGCCTATGGCGAGCAGTTCGCCGACCTGGTCAAGACGCTCTTCGCGGACCTATATTAA
- a CDS encoding ATP-dependent RecD-like DNA helicase gives MKAPREVTFQGRVKRITFSNPENGYTVAKVEGEGRLGLTTLVGRMPGITEGQDVEVKGKESTHPKFGPQIEVEECKIKLPSDAEGVERYLASGLIKGVGPVLAKAIVKTLGPLAVDIILESPKRLAEVPGVGPKRATVIAEAVVAHGALRDLMVFLQAHGVAAGTALRIFRRYGAGALDVVQTKPHRLAADIRGIGFATADAIAAKLGIAHDHPERLQAGLLWILNQARDEGHVYLPYEELIERTAEQLRVSRELLGPAFARLHAEQEIVAEDLPEGGRAVYLRGLHLMEGLAARELARIAGQPGLLTPERAAKAVEWAGGQLSVQPSLRQAKALEGLLTAGLSVLTGGPGTGKTTLVRAVIKVAKRMGLYVALAAPTGRAAKRLSQASGMEASTLHRLLEFSPKENRFLRGPEKPLEHGLIVVDESSMIDIWLGAHLAAAVGPTSRLLLVGDADQLPPVGPGLFFRQIMDSGAAHVARLTEIFRQDESGLIVANAHRILHGQMPRLPSRDGEGDFFFIEQKDPVRAAEIIRELVAARLPARFGLDPHQDIQVLAPMHKGNLGCSHLNALLRAALNPAAQGKPGLAVGDRVMQVRNNYDLEVFNGDMGLVKSEDDEGLNVGMDRGLVSYAPADLEDLTLAYAVTVHKSQGSEYPCVVIALANEHYILLNRPLLYTAVTRGKGLVVIVGQRSALRRAVEHDQPTQRYAALDAKIRRCLAA, from the coding sequence ATGAAAGCCCCCCGCGAGGTCACCTTTCAGGGCCGGGTGAAGCGCATTACCTTTTCCAATCCGGAAAACGGCTACACCGTGGCCAAGGTGGAGGGCGAGGGCCGCCTGGGCCTCACCACCCTGGTGGGACGCATGCCCGGGATAACCGAGGGCCAGGACGTGGAGGTCAAGGGCAAGGAGTCGACCCACCCCAAGTTCGGGCCTCAGATAGAGGTGGAGGAGTGCAAGATCAAGCTGCCCTCCGACGCCGAAGGGGTGGAGCGCTACCTAGCCTCGGGCCTGATCAAGGGCGTGGGGCCGGTGTTGGCCAAGGCCATCGTGAAAACCCTGGGCCCCCTGGCCGTGGACATCATCCTGGAGAGCCCCAAGCGCCTGGCCGAGGTGCCCGGGGTGGGGCCCAAGCGGGCCACGGTCATCGCCGAGGCGGTGGTGGCCCACGGCGCCTTGCGCGACTTGATGGTTTTCCTGCAAGCCCACGGGGTGGCCGCCGGCACGGCGCTGCGCATCTTCCGGCGTTACGGGGCCGGGGCTCTGGACGTGGTGCAAACTAAACCCCACCGTCTGGCCGCCGACATCCGGGGCATCGGTTTCGCCACGGCTGACGCCATTGCGGCCAAGCTGGGCATTGCCCACGATCACCCCGAGCGCTTGCAGGCCGGTTTGCTGTGGATTCTGAACCAGGCCCGCGACGAGGGGCATGTTTACTTGCCCTATGAGGAGCTGATCGAGCGTACCGCTGAACAGCTCCGTGTTTCGCGCGAGCTTCTGGGCCCGGCCTTTGCCCGCTTGCACGCGGAGCAGGAGATCGTGGCCGAGGACCTGCCCGAGGGCGGCCGCGCGGTGTACCTTCGGGGCCTGCACCTCATGGAAGGCCTGGCCGCCAGGGAGCTGGCCCGCATCGCCGGGCAGCCGGGCCTGCTCACCCCGGAGCGCGCGGCCAAAGCGGTAGAGTGGGCCGGAGGGCAGCTCTCGGTGCAGCCCTCTCTGCGCCAGGCCAAGGCATTGGAGGGCTTGCTCACCGCCGGGCTTTCGGTGCTCACCGGCGGGCCGGGCACCGGCAAGACCACCCTGGTGCGCGCGGTTATAAAAGTGGCCAAACGCATGGGTCTGTACGTGGCCTTGGCCGCGCCCACGGGCCGGGCGGCCAAGCGCCTGAGCCAGGCCAGCGGCATGGAAGCCTCCACCCTGCACCGTCTCCTGGAGTTCAGCCCCAAGGAGAACCGCTTTTTGCGCGGCCCGGAAAAGCCCCTGGAGCACGGCCTCATCGTGGTGGACGAGTCCTCCATGATCGATATCTGGCTGGGCGCCCATCTGGCCGCCGCCGTGGGGCCCACCAGCCGCCTGCTCTTGGTGGGCGACGCGGACCAGCTCCCGCCCGTGGGGCCGGGCCTGTTCTTTCGACAGATCATGGACTCGGGCGCGGCCCACGTGGCCCGGCTCACCGAGATCTTCCGCCAGGACGAGAGCGGACTTATCGTGGCCAACGCCCACCGCATCCTGCACGGCCAGATGCCCCGCCTGCCTTCGCGGGACGGGGAGGGCGACTTCTTCTTCATCGAGCAGAAAGACCCGGTCCGGGCGGCGGAGATCATCCGCGAGCTGGTGGCCGCGCGGCTGCCCGCCCGCTTTGGCTTGGACCCGCACCAGGATATCCAGGTGCTGGCCCCCATGCACAAGGGCAACCTGGGTTGCTCGCACCTCAACGCCCTGCTGCGCGCCGCCCTGAACCCTGCGGCCCAGGGCAAGCCCGGCCTGGCCGTGGGCGACCGGGTCATGCAGGTGCGCAACAACTACGACCTTGAAGTTTTCAACGGGGACATGGGCTTGGTGAAGAGCGAGGATGACGAGGGCCTCAACGTGGGAATGGACCGGGGCCTGGTGAGCTACGCCCCGGCCGACCTGGAGGACCTGACCCTGGCCTACGCGGTGACGGTGCACAAGAGTCAGGGCAGCGAGTACCCCTGCGTGGTCATCGCCCTGGCCAATGAGCACTACATCCTGCTCAACCGGCCCCTGCTTTATACCGCCGTTACAAGAGGCAAAGGCTTGGTGGTCATCGTGGGGCAGCGCTCGGCTCTGCGGCGGGCGGTGGAGCACGACCAGCCCACCCAGCGCTACGCCGCCCTGGACGCCAAGATCAGGCGATGCCTCGCCGCCTGA
- a CDS encoding lytic murein transglycosylase, giving the protein MLALCLLLAALPAWAGNQVLAPLKPELESMGYTSAQADALLKAKGVRFEARLMAALLAPKETSLNYAQFLGKQPVAAARRFMKKHAKDLAQAEKESGVPGSVVVAILTVESRLGRYVGRWSAFNVLASQAVLDTPEAQRLLAKRWPKKKRAQLKTEKTQARFAKRAAWARRELGSLIKLAKKEGRSPLSYKGSVAGAMGMAQFMPSSLLAWGKDGNRDGEMDLTHPTDAIFSVANYLRKHGWKPGLNYKGRFKVILTYNNSKPYARTVLALAERLR; this is encoded by the coding sequence TTGCTTGCGCTTTGCCTGCTCCTGGCCGCGCTTCCCGCCTGGGCCGGCAACCAGGTCCTGGCCCCGCTCAAGCCGGAGCTGGAATCCATGGGCTATACCTCGGCCCAGGCCGATGCCCTGTTGAAGGCCAAGGGGGTGCGCTTCGAGGCCAGGCTCATGGCCGCCTTGCTGGCTCCCAAGGAGACCAGCCTCAATTACGCCCAGTTCCTGGGTAAGCAGCCGGTGGCCGCGGCCCGCCGGTTCATGAAAAAGCACGCCAAGGACCTGGCCCAGGCTGAGAAAGAGAGCGGGGTTCCCGGCTCGGTGGTGGTGGCCATCCTCACGGTGGAAAGCCGTTTGGGGCGCTACGTGGGGCGCTGGTCAGCCTTCAACGTGCTGGCCTCCCAGGCGGTGCTAGACACCCCCGAGGCCCAGCGGCTCTTGGCCAAGCGCTGGCCCAAGAAAAAGAGGGCCCAGCTGAAGACCGAGAAGACCCAGGCGCGTTTCGCCAAGCGGGCGGCCTGGGCCCGCCGCGAGCTGGGCTCGCTGATCAAGCTGGCCAAGAAGGAAGGCCGCTCGCCGCTGAGCTACAAGGGCTCGGTGGCCGGAGCCATGGGCATGGCCCAGTTCATGCCCAGCTCTTTGCTGGCTTGGGGCAAGGACGGCAACCGCGACGGCGAGATGGACCTGACCCATCCAACGGACGCCATTTTCTCGGTGGCCAACTATTTGCGCAAGCACGGCTGGAAGCCCGGCCTGAACTACAAGGGCCGCTTCAAGGTGATCCTCACCTACAACAACTCCAAGCCCTACGCCCGGACCGTCTTGGCCCTGGCCGAGAGGCTGCGGTGA
- a CDS encoding PD-(D/E)XK nuclease family protein, with translation MIERAEALVWPSGQAREQALSRAAASAPGGLLLGGEHHYTFQGTNPLLPSLWAQTPAAKGGARPLGELAGPILVQGILGELSPAQASLAGLARGRRFPHRLWRLLVGLKAAGLAPQDLRDLHGPGASRREALALVLETYLAALNSRGLLDEADFLAQVEAHLKAGGTLSLLDAWSGLTVKQALWLRPAEVRLLKALALRLPVRVKFAMTHPRDDQGGVFRLMKKTAKALEREDSNIEVLWSDLEGEGGPLAEMALAEWGESSPAPSDHAALELVRAPGAYAEVEALVARARALADSGVPCSDILLVFPDLSLYGQMAEDVAGRLGLPLSFRRPEPLAGSPLAQAFLELLALPQRGYPRVELARVWDSPYLGPALSRLLKVPRPQGAARLLSAAGYVDAHETPAREWLQGADDQVHHSLKDGLRELADACGALRAWLAPLDQPQTLEEYAAILDKMLSLLQPAANLEAPVTDSDAAVALARDLNAAAGLERALTGLQRAAGQVGGAEALSPGRLLALLRQALEQQDAGRGAGARGGVRVLRLEDAHGLEPAWLLAGGLNQEEFPSRPSDLRLLDHDERIKLGGKAHLPVWRTEDEEFSGQEMRLLLLLGSARQGAVLASAAADLGGAPRSPSLLLSRLAKALGREAELEAPSGGVYGQTPALKDCPDERSLWAALAREALRPSNAPPPSAALAQALLFEIASRDELAERWRSLAARATVEERRARLEAMGEAGRRAQAGPFEGLIPAGPAQELLQAILADLARRRLSPTSLESYAACPMAWFLGRILGLAEEDEPAWDLAGRIEGDWVHATLARFFAPEEFDPSWDADALAARLDACLQEAGEKLAAKGRAGHGLVREARREVLRTALNQVVTEEMDALGELRPFAVEKDFGREDEGLSVAVEQGEPLRLRGRLDRLDRSEGELRVVDYKHSLSERAAKDPVRPKELAVSAFQVPVYLAAARRFWGSPDDALSARLVPTRRRDGGPGLLSLKPDDPLLSEDPEVRRRLDLEGQPNLFNAVAALWGRLSGGDFLATPENATCDYCALGGVCRSRLDPAAALEDTP, from the coding sequence GTGATTGAGCGGGCCGAAGCCCTGGTCTGGCCCAGCGGCCAGGCCCGGGAACAGGCCCTTAGCCGGGCCGCCGCCTCGGCCCCCGGCGGACTGCTCTTGGGCGGAGAGCATCACTACACCTTCCAGGGGACCAACCCCCTGCTGCCCTCGCTATGGGCCCAAACCCCGGCCGCCAAGGGCGGGGCGCGCCCCCTGGGCGAGCTGGCCGGGCCCATTCTGGTGCAGGGCATCCTGGGCGAGCTTTCGCCAGCCCAAGCCTCCCTGGCCGGCCTGGCCCGGGGCCGCCGCTTTCCCCATCGTCTGTGGCGCCTGCTGGTGGGCCTCAAGGCCGCCGGTCTGGCGCCCCAAGATTTGCGCGATCTGCACGGCCCCGGCGCTTCACGGCGCGAGGCCCTGGCCCTGGTGTTGGAGACCTACCTGGCCGCCCTGAACTCGCGCGGCCTGCTGGACGAGGCCGACTTTCTGGCCCAGGTGGAGGCACACCTAAAAGCGGGCGGCACGCTTTCCTTGCTGGATGCCTGGAGCGGTCTGACGGTCAAACAGGCCCTGTGGCTGCGCCCGGCCGAGGTGCGTCTGCTAAAGGCCTTGGCCCTGCGTTTGCCGGTGCGGGTGAAATTCGCCATGACCCACCCCCGCGATGATCAAGGCGGGGTGTTCCGGCTGATGAAAAAAACCGCCAAGGCCCTGGAGCGCGAGGACAGCAACATCGAGGTGCTTTGGAGCGACCTGGAAGGGGAGGGCGGCCCCCTTGCCGAGATGGCTCTGGCCGAGTGGGGCGAATCCTCGCCTGCTCCCTCTGACCACGCGGCCCTGGAGCTGGTGCGCGCGCCAGGGGCCTATGCCGAGGTGGAGGCCCTGGTGGCCCGGGCCCGCGCCCTGGCCGACAGCGGGGTGCCCTGCTCGGATATCCTGCTGGTCTTCCCGGACCTGAGCCTCTACGGCCAGATGGCCGAGGATGTGGCGGGCCGCCTGGGCCTGCCGCTCTCCTTCCGGCGGCCCGAGCCCCTGGCCGGATCGCCTCTGGCCCAGGCCTTTCTGGAGCTCTTGGCCTTGCCCCAGCGGGGCTATCCCCGGGTGGAACTGGCCCGAGTGTGGGACTCGCCTTACCTTGGCCCGGCCCTGTCTCGGCTGCTCAAGGTGCCCCGGCCCCAAGGCGCGGCCAGGCTGCTCAGTGCGGCGGGCTACGTGGACGCCCACGAGACTCCGGCGCGGGAGTGGCTGCAAGGCGCGGACGACCAAGTGCACCACAGCCTCAAGGACGGCCTGCGAGAGTTGGCCGATGCTTGCGGGGCTCTCCGCGCCTGGCTGGCTCCCCTGGACCAGCCCCAGACCCTGGAGGAATACGCAGCTATCCTGGACAAGATGCTTTCGCTGCTGCAACCGGCCGCCAACCTTGAAGCCCCGGTCACAGACAGCGATGCGGCCGTGGCCCTGGCTCGTGATCTCAACGCCGCCGCCGGGTTGGAGCGGGCCCTGACAGGGCTGCAACGGGCCGCCGGACAGGTAGGCGGCGCGGAGGCGCTCAGTCCAGGCCGCCTGCTGGCCCTGCTGCGCCAGGCCCTGGAGCAGCAGGATGCGGGCCGGGGAGCTGGGGCGCGCGGCGGGGTGCGGGTATTGCGCCTGGAGGACGCCCATGGCCTGGAACCAGCCTGGCTCTTGGCCGGCGGCCTGAACCAGGAGGAGTTCCCGTCCCGGCCCTCGGACCTGCGCCTGCTGGACCACGATGAGCGCATCAAACTGGGAGGCAAGGCCCACTTGCCGGTGTGGCGCACCGAGGACGAGGAGTTTAGCGGTCAAGAGATGCGCCTGCTCTTGCTCTTGGGCTCGGCCCGTCAGGGAGCCGTGCTGGCCAGCGCGGCGGCGGATTTAGGCGGCGCGCCCCGCTCGCCCAGCTTGCTGCTGAGCCGCCTGGCCAAGGCCCTGGGCCGCGAGGCCGAGCTGGAGGCCCCTTCCGGCGGGGTCTACGGCCAAACGCCCGCCTTGAAAGACTGCCCGGATGAGCGCTCCCTGTGGGCCGCCCTGGCCCGCGAGGCCTTGCGGCCTTCTAATGCGCCACCGCCCAGCGCGGCATTGGCCCAGGCCCTGCTCTTCGAGATTGCCAGCCGAGACGAGCTCGCCGAGCGCTGGCGCTCCCTGGCCGCCCGCGCAACGGTTGAGGAGCGGCGGGCCCGCTTGGAGGCCATGGGAGAGGCGGGCCGCCGCGCCCAGGCCGGGCCCTTTGAGGGTCTCATCCCGGCCGGTCCGGCCCAAGAGCTGCTGCAAGCCATACTGGCCGACCTCGCCCGCCGCCGCCTTTCGCCCACCAGCCTAGAGTCCTACGCCGCCTGCCCCATGGCCTGGTTCCTGGGCCGCATCCTGGGCCTGGCCGAAGAGGACGAGCCCGCCTGGGATCTGGCCGGACGCATCGAGGGCGACTGGGTGCACGCCACTCTGGCCCGCTTTTTCGCTCCCGAGGAATTCGATCCCTCCTGGGACGCCGATGCCTTGGCCGCTCGGCTCGATGCCTGCCTGCAAGAGGCCGGCGAAAAGCTGGCCGCCAAAGGCCGGGCCGGGCACGGATTGGTGAGGGAGGCCCGCCGCGAGGTCTTGCGCACCGCGCTCAACCAGGTGGTGACCGAAGAGATGGACGCCCTGGGCGAGCTGCGCCCCTTTGCAGTGGAAAAGGACTTCGGCCGCGAGGACGAGGGGCTGAGCGTGGCGGTGGAGCAGGGCGAGCCGCTGCGGCTGCGCGGCCGCCTGGACCGCCTGGACCGGAGCGAGGGCGAGCTGCGGGTGGTGGACTACAAACACTCCCTAAGCGAGCGGGCGGCCAAGGACCCGGTGCGCCCCAAGGAGCTGGCCGTCAGCGCCTTCCAGGTGCCGGTGTATTTGGCCGCGGCGCGGCGCTTTTGGGGCTCGCCGGACGACGCGCTCAGCGCCCGCCTGGTGCCCACCCGCCGCCGCGATGGCGGGCCGGGCCTGCTCTCCTTGAAGCCCGACGATCCCTTGCTCAGCGAAGACCCCGAGGTGCGCCGCCGCCTGGACCTGGAGGGCCAGCCCAACCTGTTCAACGCGGTGGCCGCGCTTTGGGGCCGCCTGAGCGGCGGCGACTTCCTGGCCACCCCGGAGAACGCGACTTGCGATTACTGCGCCCTGGGCGGGGTGTGCCGCTCCCGCCTGGACCCGGCCGCCGCCCTGGAGGACACACCGTGA
- a CDS encoding UvrD-helicase domain-containing protein, with product MSGPAQRLCLVAGAGAGKTTRLVAHYLSLLSGGEGREPLRPSQIVAITFTEKAAAEMRARISQEVPPAVAAELAWAPINTIHGFAAGLLRDYGMALGVDPEFAVLDADEHARLLAETVDDLLRQGLARQDPLLAGLLAHYPLNGKSGLAGMLTWLHARLATLGLSPEQASQATEQAHRQDLEAGRELLPAMDRLMPKLRELCDQGKVNKGKAYGQKIFALLAEWDTLRAGLAMDPVDPQAMARMRALCAGNWYAAKAVRQELLAALDQLQALAAIPDAQALAQDLLALCARLNQRLDQECSRRSVLGFDDLLLKARDLLGGFPGVLAQARHRWPALLVDEYQDVNPVQGELVELLAGMGHDPAPDAAAPSLLAVGDRKQSIYAFRGAEVAVLASLMERLEQGAGEVEAIAANWRSHPALVALFNRLFQAVLQPGENAAHAPEAYVEFTERDAQKPGGRQPGDSADTVMDIIDCAGLAGEDKLGAAAWRALEARALAAYLRGVLDQGAFQPGQVAVLLRRLTSVGIYEEALRRAGVDYYTVRGRGFYACHEVSDVSMALRALLDPQDEIGLTAWLRSPLVGLSDESLLALAYASGLERPGLASCFLGFEPLPDWCGSEQQSRLDLARSAWRELGPLARRLHPAELITRLLEMSDLLPVLMGTSGGEQKAANLRKLIETARRPSGVLAGGVEAFSRGLAALVASPPDDPQAPLLGEDAQVVRIMSVHQAKGLEFPMVVLPDLAGRGGSPDPLPDLGPGGELAATPLDPASGTRRQPPLYERLRLRAKARAEAEEARTFYVACTRAEQRLVLLLSGNGARNKGWAHWAEEHLINDPAARVIEAASLGRETVAEPRALADAWPEGLPPEPGPAESEARALLARINRAPARLGLVRESVSGLENWLACPRLYVLTQRLGLDTALLPGKGEGVKESIADAVALGSLVHRLLETTDLSQGRAGLASALEALEHEPDIVDRALALAGRLWDSDLPGLLNDAEAIERELPFRLHLPGQGGEPAVEIIGEMDLAAHLPEGWLVADYKVSAKADPTPYRDQMALYCLALYKGQGGEGSVPRACLVFLSPAGGRLSWLEFTADDLAAVEERVSSAAIGIAALGPRPDPATLPRGDDCGHCPASGLCGIREGAA from the coding sequence GTGAGCGGGCCCGCCCAGCGCCTGTGCCTGGTGGCCGGGGCCGGAGCCGGCAAGACCACCCGCCTGGTGGCCCACTATCTATCGCTGCTCTCGGGTGGGGAGGGCCGGGAGCCGCTTAGGCCTTCGCAGATCGTGGCCATCACCTTCACCGAAAAGGCGGCGGCCGAAATGCGCGCCCGCATAAGCCAGGAGGTGCCGCCCGCCGTGGCCGCCGAGCTGGCCTGGGCGCCCATCAACACCATCCACGGCTTCGCGGCCGGCCTGCTGCGAGACTACGGCATGGCCCTGGGCGTGGACCCGGAGTTCGCGGTGCTGGACGCGGACGAGCACGCCCGCCTTCTGGCCGAGACGGTAGACGATCTCCTGCGCCAGGGCCTGGCCAGGCAAGACCCACTGTTGGCCGGGCTCCTGGCCCACTACCCTCTGAACGGCAAAAGCGGCCTGGCCGGGATGTTGACCTGGCTGCACGCGCGCCTGGCCACCCTGGGACTCAGCCCCGAGCAGGCGAGCCAGGCCACTGAGCAGGCGCATCGGCAAGACCTGGAAGCTGGCCGCGAGCTGCTTCCGGCCATGGACCGGCTCATGCCGAAATTGCGTGAGCTGTGCGATCAGGGCAAGGTCAACAAGGGCAAGGCTTACGGCCAAAAGATATTCGCTCTGCTCGCGGAATGGGACACCCTGCGCGCGGGCCTGGCCATGGACCCGGTCGATCCCCAAGCCATGGCGAGAATGCGGGCGCTTTGCGCGGGCAACTGGTACGCGGCCAAGGCGGTTCGCCAGGAGTTGCTGGCCGCCTTGGATCAGCTGCAAGCTCTGGCCGCCATACCGGATGCCCAAGCCTTGGCCCAGGACCTGCTGGCCCTGTGCGCGCGGCTCAATCAGCGCCTGGACCAGGAATGCTCGCGTCGCTCGGTGTTGGGCTTTGACGATCTCCTGCTCAAGGCGCGCGACCTGCTGGGAGGTTTCCCCGGCGTGCTGGCCCAGGCGCGGCATCGCTGGCCCGCCCTGCTGGTGGACGAGTATCAGGACGTGAACCCAGTGCAGGGCGAGCTGGTGGAACTGCTGGCCGGAATGGGCCACGACCCCGCGCCGGATGCGGCCGCGCCGAGCCTGTTGGCAGTGGGCGACCGCAAGCAGTCCATCTACGCCTTCCGGGGGGCCGAGGTGGCGGTGCTGGCCTCGCTAATGGAGCGCTTGGAGCAAGGCGCGGGCGAGGTGGAGGCGATCGCGGCCAACTGGCGCTCCCACCCCGCTTTGGTGGCCTTGTTCAACCGCCTGTTCCAGGCGGTTCTCCAGCCAGGCGAGAACGCGGCCCACGCACCCGAGGCCTATGTGGAGTTCACCGAACGCGACGCGCAAAAGCCGGGCGGCCGCCAACCTGGCGACTCGGCGGATACGGTGATGGACATCATCGATTGCGCGGGGCTGGCCGGGGAGGACAAACTGGGCGCCGCGGCCTGGCGCGCCCTGGAGGCGCGGGCCCTGGCAGCCTATCTGCGCGGGGTTCTCGACCAGGGCGCCTTCCAACCGGGCCAGGTGGCGGTGCTGCTCAGACGGCTCACTTCGGTGGGCATCTACGAAGAAGCCCTGCGCCGGGCAGGCGTGGATTACTACACTGTGCGGGGCCGGGGCTTCTACGCCTGTCACGAGGTGAGCGACGTGTCCATGGCCTTACGCGCCCTGCTGGACCCGCAGGACGAGATAGGCCTGACCGCCTGGCTGCGCTCACCCCTGGTGGGCCTGAGCGACGAGAGCCTCCTGGCCCTGGCCTATGCCTCCGGTCTGGAGCGTCCTGGTTTGGCTTCTTGTTTTCTGGGCTTCGAGCCTCTGCCCGATTGGTGCGGGTCGGAGCAACAATCGCGATTGGACCTGGCCCGGAGCGCCTGGCGCGAGCTGGGCCCTCTGGCCCGGAGGCTGCATCCGGCCGAGCTGATCACCCGTCTGCTGGAAATGAGCGACCTTCTGCCCGTGCTCATGGGCACCAGCGGGGGCGAGCAAAAAGCGGCCAATTTGCGCAAGCTCATCGAAACCGCGCGGCGGCCCAGCGGTGTGCTGGCCGGAGGGGTGGAGGCCTTCAGCCGGGGCCTGGCCGCCTTGGTGGCTTCCCCGCCGGACGACCCGCAAGCGCCGCTGTTGGGCGAGGACGCCCAGGTGGTGCGCATCATGAGCGTGCATCAGGCCAAGGGCCTGGAGTTCCCCATGGTGGTGCTGCCGGATCTGGCCGGACGCGGCGGCTCGCCGGACCCGCTGCCCGACCTGGGCCCAGGCGGCGAGCTGGCTGCCACTCCCCTGGACCCGGCCAGCGGCACCCGCCGCCAACCGCCGCTGTATGAACGCCTGCGCCTGCGGGCCAAGGCCCGGGCCGAGGCCGAGGAGGCGCGCACCTTTTACGTGGCCTGCACCCGGGCCGAGCAACGCCTGGTCCTCCTGCTCAGCGGCAACGGCGCGCGCAACAAGGGTTGGGCCCATTGGGCCGAAGAGCACCTCATCAACGATCCCGCCGCGCGGGTGATCGAGGCCGCGTCCTTGGGCCGCGAGACCGTGGCCGAGCCTCGCGCCCTGGCCGATGCCTGGCCCGAGGGTCTGCCGCCCGAGCCCGGCCCGGCCGAGAGCGAGGCCCGCGCGCTTCTGGCCCGGATTAACCGCGCGCCCGCCAGGCTCGGCCTGGTGCGCGAATCGGTGAGCGGCCTGGAGAACTGGCTGGCTTGCCCCCGGCTCTACGTGCTCACCCAGCGCCTGGGCCTGGACACCGCCCTGCTGCCCGGCAAGGGCGAAGGCGTAAAGGAGAGCATCGCCGACGCGGTGGCCCTGGGCAGCCTGGTGCACCGCCTGCTGGAGACCACGGACCTGAGCCAGGGCAGGGCTGGGCTGGCCAGCGCCCTGGAGGCCTTGGAGCATGAGCCCGATATTGTTGATCGTGCCTTGGCTCTGGCGGGCCGTTTGTGGGATAGCGATCTGCCCGGCCTGCTGAACGACGCCGAGGCCATCGAACGGGAGCTGCCCTTCCGCTTGCACCTGCCGGGCCAGGGCGGCGAGCCTGCCGTGGAGATCATCGGGGAGATGGACCTGGCCGCGCACCTGCCCGAGGGCTGGTTGGTGGCTGACTACAAGGTCAGCGCCAAGGCCGACCCAACACCCTATCGCGACCAGATGGCCTTGTACTGCCTGGCCCTGTACAAGGGGCAGGGCGGCGAGGGCTCGGTGCCCCGTGCCTGCCTGGTGTTTCTCTCGCCCGCTGGCGGACGGCTCTCCTGGCTGGAGTTCACCGCCGACGACCTGGCCGCCGTGGAAGAGCGGGTGAGCTCGGCAGCCATCGGCATTGCGGCCCTGGGGCCTAGGCCTGATCCCGCGACTCTGCCGCGCGGCGATGACTGCGGACATTGCCCGGCATCGGGTCTGTGCGGAATCAGGGAGGGCGCTGCATGA